The proteins below are encoded in one region of Streptomyces sp. NBC_00490:
- a CDS encoding VOC family protein encodes MTSAIRHTTIDCADAYALAGFWSEVLGLPLHEDDHPGDEEALIEAAGLLFVTVPEPKTAKNRLHFDIQPQDRTRDEEVERLLGLGAKLFDDRRKPDGTGWAVLADPEGNEFCVERSAAERGA; translated from the coding sequence ATGACTTCCGCCATCCGTCATACGACGATCGACTGCGCCGACGCCTACGCCCTCGCCGGTTTCTGGTCCGAGGTCCTCGGTCTGCCGCTGCACGAGGACGACCATCCCGGTGACGAGGAGGCGCTGATCGAGGCCGCGGGTCTGCTCTTCGTCACCGTTCCGGAGCCCAAGACGGCCAAGAACCGGCTCCACTTCGACATCCAGCCGCAGGACCGCACCCGTGACGAGGAGGTCGAGCGGCTGCTCGGGCTGGGCGCCAAGCTCTTCGACGACCGGCGCAAGCCGGACGGTACGGGATGGGCGGTGCTGGCCGATCCGGAGGGCAACGAGTTCTGTGTGGAGCGCAGTGCGGCGGAGCGCGGAGCGTAG
- a CDS encoding alpha/beta fold hydrolase yields MTDLYYDVHGSGPVLLIIPGGAGHPMGLGPLTEALADRFTVVVHDPLGLAHGRLGSPVDDQRVEDWSDSARRVLDSVLADDDTAYVLGTSAGAVVALDLLARHPERLRHVVAHEPPCVGVLPDGHRHRAMFREVVDTYRRAGLRAAAARMTAGLTDQPAPAAEAPLVGQPLTRQEELGNPLALTLAHVLVPFTSYDLDLTALASAALTLAAGSDSRGQLLYRTAEFTARRTGTAFAEFPGGHLGVAQHPDAFAEHLVGVVGFGERGHDRSPTASA; encoded by the coding sequence GTGACCGACCTCTACTACGACGTCCACGGCAGCGGTCCCGTGCTGCTGATCATCCCCGGCGGGGCGGGCCACCCCATGGGGCTCGGTCCGCTGACCGAGGCACTCGCCGACCGGTTCACCGTCGTCGTCCATGACCCGCTCGGCCTGGCCCACGGCCGGCTCGGCTCACCCGTCGACGACCAGCGCGTCGAGGACTGGAGCGACAGCGCCCGACGGGTGCTCGACAGCGTCCTCGCCGACGACGACACCGCGTACGTCCTCGGCACCAGCGCCGGCGCCGTCGTCGCCCTCGACCTGCTCGCCCGGCACCCGGAGCGGTTGCGGCACGTCGTCGCGCACGAGCCGCCCTGTGTGGGCGTACTCCCGGACGGGCACCGGCACCGGGCCATGTTCCGGGAGGTGGTCGACACCTACCGCAGGGCTGGGCTGCGAGCCGCCGCCGCGCGGATGACCGCCGGGCTCACCGACCAGCCCGCCCCGGCCGCGGAGGCGCCCCTGGTGGGTCAACCCCTCACCCGGCAAGAGGAGTTGGGCAATCCCTTGGCGCTCACCCTCGCGCACGTCCTGGTCCCCTTCACCTCCTACGACCTCGATCTCACCGCCCTCGCCTCCGCCGCTCTCACCCTCGCGGCCGGCAGCGACTCGCGCGGCCAACTCCTCTACCGCACTGCGGAGTTCACTGCCCGGCGGACCGGGACCGCCTTCGCCGAGTTCCCCGGCGGACACCTCGGCGTCGCCCAGCATCCCGACGCCTTCGCCGAACATCTCGTCGGCGTGGTGGGGTTCGGCGAGCGCGGTCACGACAGGTCGCCCACCGCGTCCGCGTAG
- a CDS encoding PE-PGRS family protein, which produces MGGTDELVELLGRAGLEVVGERRVEQVLPTPFAWCHVAEREAEPAVAVGSDRADAVAEINAQWFRLASETGILGEDRVFLVHAGCASRRWTRVRLAADWDLAGVLGERPGQPEFLTMSPDGDTLLGVTTEERAVRLVAVDRIRERQEEAARLAGRETAQDRAAAWESLFQGPRPSEEVIDAWASGLSLNGATPKELRSQLVDRSSYAMYSALSTEALDAALTHPDSDRRMRAAEHQNITPEQWDRLILAEQDERQRWLLTLIAAERWAELDEGTCRRLATDPSPRVRSETARLKTLPPDVSVALAADPDGGVRAVACLTAWPHLDAAAQEALLADPHGTVRVRARLLHHRQHPMPRAVFEIQEIQEVQDIRRQALETCRLERSLAEHLARHGTPDERRSLARNPRLDPDLVALLAEDPDADVRYVVAQRADLTEEQRARIDFEFDLSQHSWALDWVVALHEDEDAMRRLAASCHPLIRRSVARARRLPPDVVARLARDEDRVVQLFLAESCDDAPADMLLRVWQWWTGSLSSPDRPRAHPNFPRHGLLRYADDPSPRMRQLALDDPRSTPELVERLSRDPDEEVRYRAATDPRLSAAGAARLLEDPHEHIRHAAALHPRLPVRLLVMLLRTGTGNAETAARNPALPADVVRRMVGILTAGAAD; this is translated from the coding sequence ATGGGTGGGACGGATGAACTCGTAGAACTGCTGGGGCGGGCCGGGCTGGAGGTCGTGGGGGAGCGGCGGGTCGAGCAGGTGCTGCCGACCCCGTTCGCGTGGTGCCATGTCGCCGAGCGGGAGGCGGAGCCGGCCGTGGCGGTGGGCTCCGATCGGGCCGACGCGGTCGCCGAGATCAACGCTCAGTGGTTCCGGCTGGCGTCCGAGACGGGGATCCTCGGCGAGGACAGGGTGTTCCTCGTCCATGCCGGGTGCGCGTCCCGGCGGTGGACACGGGTCCGGCTCGCCGCCGACTGGGATCTCGCCGGGGTGCTCGGGGAGCGGCCCGGGCAGCCGGAGTTCCTCACCATGTCGCCGGACGGGGACACCCTGCTGGGCGTCACGACCGAGGAGCGCGCCGTCCGGCTGGTCGCCGTCGACCGGATCAGGGAGCGGCAGGAGGAGGCCGCGCGGCTTGCGGGCCGGGAGACGGCGCAGGACCGGGCGGCCGCCTGGGAGTCGCTGTTCCAGGGTCCGAGGCCCTCGGAGGAGGTGATCGACGCCTGGGCGAGCGGGCTCTCGCTCAACGGGGCCACCCCGAAGGAGCTGCGGTCCCAGCTGGTCGACAGGTCTTCGTATGCGATGTACAGCGCATTGTCGACAGAAGCCCTGGACGCGGCCTTGACCCATCCGGACTCGGATCGGCGGATGCGGGCGGCCGAGCACCAGAACATCACTCCCGAGCAGTGGGACCGGCTGATCCTCGCCGAGCAGGACGAGCGCCAACGCTGGTTGCTCACCTTGATCGCCGCCGAGCGCTGGGCCGAACTCGACGAAGGCACCTGCCGCAGACTCGCCACCGACCCGTCCCCGCGCGTCCGCTCCGAGACGGCCCGCCTCAAGACCTTGCCGCCCGACGTGTCGGTCGCGCTGGCCGCCGATCCCGACGGCGGCGTGCGGGCCGTGGCCTGTCTGACGGCCTGGCCCCATCTCGACGCCGCCGCACAGGAAGCGCTCCTGGCCGATCCGCACGGCACCGTGCGCGTCCGCGCCCGGCTGCTGCACCACCGGCAACACCCCATGCCCCGTGCCGTGTTCGAGATCCAGGAGATCCAGGAGGTCCAGGACATCCGCCGCCAGGCACTGGAGACGTGCCGCCTGGAGCGGAGCCTGGCCGAACACCTGGCACGGCACGGCACACCGGACGAACGCCGCTCGCTGGCACGCAACCCGCGCCTGGACCCGGACCTCGTCGCCCTCCTCGCCGAGGACCCCGATGCCGACGTGCGCTACGTCGTGGCGCAGCGGGCCGACCTCACCGAGGAGCAACGCGCGCGCATCGACTTCGAGTTCGACCTGAGCCAGCACTCCTGGGCCCTCGACTGGGTCGTCGCCCTCCACGAGGACGAGGACGCCATGCGCCGCCTGGCCGCCTCCTGCCACCCGCTCATCCGCAGAAGCGTCGCCCGCGCCCGCCGTCTGCCGCCGGACGTCGTCGCACGCCTGGCCCGGGACGAGGACCGCGTCGTCCAGCTCTTCCTGGCCGAGTCCTGCGACGACGCGCCCGCCGACATGCTCCTGAGGGTGTGGCAGTGGTGGACCGGCAGCCTCAGCTCCCCCGACCGGCCGCGCGCCCACCCCAACTTCCCCCGCCACGGCCTCCTGCGGTACGCCGACGACCCCAGCCCCCGCATGCGCCAACTGGCTCTGGACGACCCGCGGTCCACGCCCGAGCTGGTGGAACGGCTCAGCAGGGACCCCGACGAGGAGGTTCGCTACCGCGCCGCCACCGACCCCCGGCTCTCGGCGGCGGGCGCCGCGCGGCTGCTGGAGGATCCCCACGAGCACATCCGGCATGCCGCCGCGCTCCACCCCCGGTTGCCGGTCCGGCTCCTGGTCATGCTGCTGCGGACGGGCACCGGCAACGCGGAGACGGCGGCCCGGAATCCGGCGCTGCCCGCCGACGTCGTACGCCGGATGGTCGGCATACTCACCGCCGGGGCAGCCGACTGA
- a CDS encoding TetR-like C-terminal domain-containing protein has translation MARAGITPDRLTAAAADLADEVGFENVTLSALARHFGVKDASLYSHVRNLQDLRTRVALLAGGEMIDRIAVAVAGRAGKDALAAFAGAYREYALERPGRYAATQIRIDQALVADSPGLRRTTEITYGMLRAYGLEEPDLTDAVRLLRSTFHGYCALEASGGFGAPRDVQKSWKRAIDALHVLLQNWPREESEEE, from the coding sequence ATGGCCCGCGCAGGAATCACCCCCGACCGCCTCACCGCGGCCGCCGCCGACCTCGCCGACGAGGTCGGGTTCGAGAACGTCACCCTCTCCGCGCTGGCGCGGCACTTCGGGGTGAAGGACGCGAGCCTGTACTCGCACGTCAGGAACCTTCAGGACCTGCGGACCCGGGTCGCGCTGCTCGCCGGGGGCGAGATGATCGACCGGATCGCCGTCGCCGTGGCGGGGCGGGCCGGGAAGGACGCGCTGGCCGCGTTCGCCGGGGCCTACCGGGAGTACGCGCTGGAGCGCCCGGGGCGGTACGCGGCCACCCAGATCCGTATCGACCAGGCCCTCGTCGCCGACTCCCCCGGCCTGCGCCGCACCACCGAGATCACCTACGGCATGCTCCGCGCCTACGGCCTCGAGGAACCCGACCTCACCGACGCCGTACGCCTGCTGCGCAGCACCTTCCACGGCTACTGCGCACTGGAGGCGAGCGGCGGCTTCGGCGCCCCCCGTGATGTACAGAAGTCCTGGAAACGCGCCATCGACGCCCTGCACGTCCTGCTGCAGAACTGGCCCCGCGAGGAGAGCGAGGAAGAGTGA
- a CDS encoding ABC-2 family transporter protein yields the protein MAAIHAWRAARVTPLGELHTPPRMTAALLRLTVQIVLVASLWHGLYQNTGTTAGLDRDQAVTYAVLAVLASRLRELDQYAGRDTVLQHMHFGTIIYWYLRPLKPQRYYALRAFGEQLYGLVWALGGYAVCLASGVVEPPKSAAVAGVFALSLLLGQWVLYYVMLVIDQLCFWTLRNGAAMLILIFAQNLLAGVYAPLWFFPDWFITLSTFLPFQATLSVPLSIYIGRIELSDAAVQLAIQAAWVLALALFTRLLWRRAARRVVSQGG from the coding sequence ATGGCGGCGATCCACGCCTGGCGCGCCGCCCGCGTCACGCCCCTCGGCGAACTGCACACCCCGCCCCGTATGACGGCCGCGCTGCTCCGCCTGACCGTGCAGATCGTGCTGGTGGCGTCCCTGTGGCACGGCCTGTACCAGAACACCGGCACCACGGCCGGACTCGACCGCGATCAGGCGGTGACCTACGCGGTCCTCGCCGTACTGGCCTCCCGGCTGCGGGAGCTGGACCAGTACGCGGGCCGCGACACGGTCCTGCAGCACATGCACTTCGGCACGATCATCTACTGGTACCTGCGCCCGCTGAAGCCCCAGCGGTACTACGCCCTGCGCGCCTTCGGCGAGCAGTTGTACGGCCTGGTCTGGGCACTGGGCGGATACGCGGTCTGTCTGGCGTCCGGTGTCGTGGAACCCCCGAAGTCGGCAGCCGTGGCCGGGGTGTTCGCGCTCAGTCTGCTGCTGGGCCAGTGGGTCCTGTACTACGTCATGCTCGTCATCGACCAGCTGTGCTTCTGGACGCTGCGCAACGGCGCCGCGATGCTCATCCTGATCTTCGCGCAGAACCTCCTGGCGGGTGTGTACGCGCCGCTGTGGTTCTTCCCCGACTGGTTCATCACGTTGAGCACGTTCCTGCCGTTCCAGGCGACGCTGAGCGTGCCCCTGTCGATCTACATCGGCCGCATCGAACTCTCCGACGCCGCCGTCCAGTTGGCGATCCAGGCCGCCTGGGTCCTCGCGCTGGCCCTGTTCACCCGTCTGCTGTGGCGGCGGGCCGCCCGCCGTGTCGTCTCCCAGGGAGGCTGA
- a CDS encoding ABC transporter permease yields MPVNAVRIAWRITRLNFRAQLEYRSEFLMMIAIGAIWQVSVIVFATVLLTRFTGMGGWDSSDVLLIPATRMLAHGLFVLFLGRVHGLGRRIQEGVIDTYLVRPMPVHRQLQLSYFPTNAIGDLTVAVGLMAGALSRSDLDWTAGRISYLVVAVLGGLLLEAALFTAVACASLRFPAADYWGRWLEELLGTFGSYPLNVLPRAVGGLLTYGLPLAFVAYFPAAVLTGHGHDTGVPYWLAAASPLLGALAYLGSRRLWQFSLKHYTGVNG; encoded by the coding sequence ATGCCTGTGAACGCCGTCCGGATCGCGTGGCGCATCACGCGTCTCAACTTCCGTGCCCAGCTGGAGTACCGCTCCGAGTTCCTGATGATGATCGCGATCGGTGCGATCTGGCAGGTGTCGGTGATCGTGTTCGCGACGGTGCTGCTGACCCGGTTCACCGGGATGGGCGGCTGGGACAGCTCGGACGTGCTGCTGATCCCGGCGACCCGGATGCTGGCGCACGGCCTGTTCGTGCTGTTCCTCGGCCGGGTGCACGGGCTTGGCCGGCGCATCCAGGAGGGGGTCATCGACACCTATCTGGTCCGTCCGATGCCGGTCCACCGCCAGCTCCAGCTGTCCTACTTCCCGACCAACGCGATCGGCGACCTGACGGTGGCCGTGGGTCTGATGGCGGGCGCCCTCAGCCGCAGCGACCTCGACTGGACGGCGGGCCGGATCTCGTACCTGGTCGTGGCCGTGCTCGGCGGTCTGCTCCTGGAGGCGGCCCTGTTCACGGCGGTCGCCTGCGCGTCGCTGCGTTTCCCGGCCGCCGACTACTGGGGGCGCTGGCTGGAGGAGCTCCTCGGCACCTTCGGCAGCTACCCGCTCAACGTGCTGCCGAGGGCGGTGGGCGGCCTCCTGACGTACGGCCTCCCGCTCGCGTTCGTCGCCTACTTCCCGGCCGCCGTGCTCACCGGCCACGGCCACGACACCGGCGTCCCGTACTGGCTGGCCGCGGCCTCGCCACTGCTGGGGGCGCTGGCGTACCTCGGCTCGCGCCGGCTGTGGCAGTTCAGCCTCAAGCACTACACCGGGGTCAACGGATGA
- a CDS encoding ABC transporter ATP-binding protein, with protein MVGSIEVRGLSRTFHTTVRRPGFTGAVRSLVNPERVAKHAVTDITFDVSPGELLALLGPNGAGKSTTIKMLTGILTPTAGHARVAGVVPYEERERNARNIGAVFGQRTQLWWDLPVRESFAILRDIYEVPNAEHAARLQEFDDLLDLSSFWDTRVRHLSLGQRVRSDLAAALLHDPPVVFLDEPTIGMDVVVKEQVREFLRHQVEERGRTVLLTTHDMTEVERLAERVVLVNHGRLVLDGSLDEIRRKFGSTWQVRATLADPHAEIVPLPGITLLQQTGPRLVFGPDGVDAPTVHQALKAVIERYEVTDIALDEADLEDVMRAAYVHAEGV; from the coding sequence TTGGTCGGCAGCATCGAGGTCCGCGGACTGTCCCGCACCTTCCACACCACCGTCCGCCGGCCGGGCTTCACCGGCGCGGTCCGTTCCCTGGTCAACCCGGAGCGGGTCGCCAAGCACGCCGTCACCGACATCACCTTCGACGTGTCCCCGGGCGAACTCCTCGCCCTGCTGGGCCCGAACGGTGCGGGCAAGTCCACCACCATCAAGATGCTCACCGGCATCCTCACCCCCACCGCCGGCCACGCCCGGGTCGCGGGCGTGGTGCCCTACGAGGAACGCGAGCGCAACGCCCGCAACATCGGCGCGGTGTTCGGGCAGCGCACCCAGCTGTGGTGGGACCTCCCCGTGCGGGAGTCGTTCGCGATCCTGCGGGACATCTACGAGGTGCCGAACGCCGAACACGCCGCCCGTCTACAGGAGTTCGACGACCTCCTGGACCTGTCGTCGTTCTGGGACACCCGGGTGCGCCACCTCTCGCTCGGCCAGCGCGTCCGCAGCGACCTCGCCGCCGCCCTGCTGCACGATCCGCCGGTCGTCTTCCTCGACGAGCCCACCATCGGCATGGACGTGGTCGTCAAGGAGCAGGTCCGGGAGTTCCTCAGGCACCAGGTCGAGGAGCGGGGCCGCACGGTCCTGCTCACCACCCACGACATGACGGAGGTCGAGCGGCTCGCCGAGCGGGTCGTCCTCGTCAACCACGGCCGGCTGGTCCTCGACGGCTCCCTCGACGAGATCCGCCGCAAGTTCGGCTCGACCTGGCAGGTGCGGGCCACCCTCGCCGACCCGCACGCCGAGATCGTCCCGCTGCCGGGCATCACCCTGCTCCAGCAGACGGGCCCACGCCTGGTGTTCGGCCCGGACGGCGTCGACGCGCCGACCGTGCACCAGGCGCTGAAGGCCGTCATCGAGCGGTACGAGGTGACGGACATCGCGCTCGACGAGGCCGACCTCGAGGACGTGATGCGGGCCGCCTACGTCCATGCGGAAGGGGTCTGA
- a CDS encoding VOC family protein, with protein sequence MTCQLFAMCFGASEPRSLAGFWSGVLGRELIDDPHDGIALLPAEEHGFRLRFLPTQEKKVGQNQMHFDLTSAYPEQQQETVDRALRLGARHIDVGQLPEEGHVVLADPEGNEFCVIPAGNNFLADTAFIGALAGDGSQAVGYFWSEALGWPLVWDQDEETAIQSPHGGTKITWGGPPVAPKTGRNRLHFDLAPPVGGDQRTEVERLLALGAELADTDPGETGRVEMLDPDGNEFCVLTPR encoded by the coding sequence ATGACTTGTCAACTGTTCGCGATGTGTTTCGGTGCGAGTGAGCCACGGAGTCTCGCGGGATTCTGGTCCGGGGTCCTGGGGCGGGAGCTGATCGACGACCCGCACGACGGAATCGCGCTGCTGCCCGCCGAGGAGCACGGGTTCCGGCTCCGCTTCCTTCCGACGCAGGAGAAGAAGGTCGGCCAGAACCAGATGCACTTCGACCTGACGAGCGCGTATCCGGAGCAGCAGCAGGAGACGGTGGACCGGGCGTTGCGACTCGGCGCGCGGCACATCGATGTCGGCCAACTCCCGGAGGAGGGGCACGTGGTGCTCGCCGACCCCGAGGGCAACGAGTTCTGTGTGATCCCGGCGGGCAACAACTTCCTCGCCGACACCGCGTTCATCGGAGCGCTGGCCGGCGACGGTTCGCAGGCGGTGGGGTACTTCTGGAGCGAGGCGCTGGGCTGGCCGCTGGTCTGGGACCAGGACGAGGAGACCGCGATCCAGTCGCCGCACGGCGGGACGAAGATCACCTGGGGCGGCCCGCCGGTCGCGCCGAAGACGGGCCGGAACCGACTGCACTTCGACCTCGCGCCACCCGTCGGCGGTGACCAGCGGACCGAGGTCGAGCGTCTCCTCGCCCTCGGCGCCGAGCTCGCCGACACCGACCCGGGCGAGACCGGCAGGGTCGAGATGCTCGACCCCGACGGCAACGAGTTCTGTGTACTGACGCCCCGGTAG
- a CDS encoding glycoside hydrolase family 2 TIM barrel-domain containing protein — protein sequence MSFRTTAVDYVEDVSPGSGALPPRAWYAASDAKALSLNGSWRLRVSATIDAEDDSFAEEGYDAGDWAEVQVPGHWVLQGHGSPIYTNHLYPFPVDPPHVPTENPTGDHLRVFDLPEGWPAEGGAVVRFDGVESCARVWLNGTDIGEFKGSRLPHEFAVGHLLKPKGNVLAVRVHQWSAGSYLEDQDQWWLPGIFRDVTLLHRPAGSVLDFFVHAGYDHVTGEGTLRVDSDVDGRVTVPALDIDVATGESVTVAVEPWNAETPRLYDGELVTEGERVPLRIGFRTIVLEGGLLKVNGKAILFKGVNRHEWHPEKGRALDLETMREDVLLMKRHNLNAVRTSHYPPHPAFLDLCDEYGLWVIDECDLETHGFTEQDWRDNPVDDDRWAPALLDRAARMVERDKNHPSIVFWSLGNEAGTGRGLTAMAEWIHGRDSSRLVHYEGDWNCRDTDVYSRMYANHTEVEQIGKELDGGTHKRRELPFIQCEYAHAMGNGPGGLADYQELFERHDRLQGGFIWEWIDHGITHPELGYAYGGDFGEELHDGNFVCDGLIFPDRTPSPGLVEYKKVIEPVRIEGDGADGTVRVTNKYDFADLSALAFEWSYQVEGETVESGSLSVPALKPGETADVKLPEPPADHRGAETQWTVRALLAQDASWGPAGHVVAWGQFPLAARPLPSVAPAEGPVRGEGRITLGPASFDARTGALRSVGGVPVEGLRLDVWRATTDNDDGAEWQTDTRYGTLWRALGLHRMQHRLDAVELSDDALTVRTRVSPAAREVGLATVYRWTSDGDQLKLTVSVAPEGDWTVPLPRLGIRLGLAEADAVRWFGGGPGEAYPDSRLASAVGRWQSTVDALQTPYVRPQENGARADVRWAEIGGLRIEGDPEFWFTARRWTTEQLDAATHLTDLTPGETVWVNLDHGQHGLGSQSCGPGPLPQYHLKAEPAEFSFVFSTAG from the coding sequence ATGTCTTTCCGCACCACCGCCGTCGACTACGTCGAGGACGTCTCGCCCGGTAGCGGGGCCCTGCCGCCCCGCGCCTGGTACGCCGCCTCCGACGCGAAGGCGCTGTCGCTCAACGGCAGTTGGCGCCTGCGCGTCTCGGCGACCATCGACGCCGAGGACGACTCGTTCGCCGAGGAGGGCTACGACGCCGGGGACTGGGCCGAGGTCCAGGTCCCCGGGCACTGGGTCCTCCAGGGGCACGGTTCGCCCATCTACACGAACCATCTGTACCCCTTCCCCGTGGACCCGCCGCACGTCCCGACCGAGAACCCGACCGGTGATCATCTGCGCGTCTTCGACCTGCCCGAGGGCTGGCCGGCGGAGGGCGGTGCGGTGGTCCGCTTCGACGGCGTCGAGTCCTGCGCCCGGGTCTGGCTGAACGGCACGGACATCGGTGAGTTCAAGGGGTCGCGGCTGCCCCATGAGTTCGCGGTGGGGCATCTGCTGAAGCCGAAGGGCAACGTCCTCGCGGTCCGCGTCCACCAGTGGTCGGCCGGCTCCTACCTGGAGGACCAGGACCAGTGGTGGCTGCCCGGCATCTTCCGTGACGTCACGCTGCTGCACCGTCCGGCGGGCAGCGTCCTGGACTTCTTCGTGCACGCCGGCTACGACCACGTCACGGGCGAGGGCACCCTGCGCGTCGACTCCGACGTCGACGGGCGGGTGACCGTGCCCGCCCTGGACATCGATGTCGCGACCGGCGAGTCGGTGACGGTCGCCGTGGAGCCGTGGAACGCCGAGACACCCCGGCTGTACGACGGCGAGCTGGTCACCGAGGGCGAGCGGGTCCCGCTGCGCATCGGCTTCCGCACGATCGTGCTGGAAGGCGGCCTGCTCAAGGTCAACGGCAAGGCGATCCTCTTCAAGGGCGTCAACCGGCACGAGTGGCACCCCGAGAAGGGGCGCGCGCTCGACCTGGAGACCATGCGCGAGGACGTGCTGCTGATGAAGCGGCACAACCTCAACGCGGTGCGCACCTCCCACTACCCGCCGCACCCGGCCTTCCTGGACCTGTGCGACGAGTACGGCCTGTGGGTCATCGACGAGTGCGACCTGGAGACCCACGGCTTCACCGAGCAGGACTGGCGGGACAACCCGGTCGACGACGACCGCTGGGCCCCGGCCCTCCTGGACCGCGCCGCCCGCATGGTCGAGCGCGACAAGAACCACCCCTCGATCGTCTTCTGGTCGCTGGGCAACGAGGCCGGCACCGGACGCGGCCTCACCGCGATGGCCGAGTGGATCCACGGCCGCGACTCCTCGCGCCTCGTGCACTACGAGGGTGACTGGAACTGCCGCGACACGGACGTCTATTCGCGGATGTACGCCAACCACACCGAGGTCGAACAGATCGGCAAGGAGCTCGACGGCGGCACCCACAAGCGTCGTGAACTCCCCTTCATCCAGTGCGAGTACGCACACGCCATGGGCAACGGCCCCGGCGGACTCGCCGACTACCAGGAGCTGTTCGAGAGGCACGACCGGCTCCAGGGCGGCTTCATCTGGGAGTGGATCGACCACGGCATCACCCATCCCGAGCTGGGTTACGCCTACGGCGGCGACTTCGGCGAGGAGCTGCACGACGGCAACTTCGTCTGCGACGGCCTGATCTTCCCCGACCGCACGCCCTCCCCCGGCCTGGTCGAGTACAAGAAGGTCATCGAGCCGGTCCGGATCGAGGGCGACGGCGCCGACGGCACCGTGCGGGTGACCAACAAGTACGACTTCGCCGACCTGTCGGCGCTGGCCTTCGAGTGGTCGTACCAGGTCGAGGGCGAGACGGTGGAGTCCGGCTCGCTGTCGGTGCCCGCGCTGAAGCCCGGTGAGACGGCCGACGTGAAGCTGCCGGAGCCGCCCGCGGACCACCGGGGCGCGGAGACGCAGTGGACCGTGCGGGCGCTGCTGGCGCAGGACGCCTCGTGGGGGCCTGCGGGCCATGTGGTGGCGTGGGGTCAGTTCCCGCTCGCCGCCCGCCCGTTGCCGTCCGTCGCGCCCGCCGAAGGGCCCGTGCGCGGCGAGGGGCGGATCACGCTCGGCCCGGCCTCCTTCGACGCCCGCACCGGTGCCCTGCGGTCGGTCGGCGGGGTGCCGGTCGAGGGCCTGCGCCTGGACGTGTGGCGGGCGACGACGGACAACGACGACGGCGCCGAGTGGCAGACGGACACCCGCTACGGGACGCTGTGGCGGGCGCTCGGCCTGCACCGGATGCAGCACCGGCTGGACGCGGTGGAGCTGTCCGACGACGCGCTGACCGTGCGGACCCGGGTGTCCCCGGCCGCCCGCGAGGTGGGCCTGGCCACGGTGTACCGCTGGACCTCCGACGGCGACCAGCTGAAGCTGACGGTGTCCGTGGCACCCGAGGGCGACTGGACGGTGCCGCTGCCCCGCCTGGGCATCCGGCTCGGGCTCGCCGAGGCGGACGCGGTGCGGTGGTTCGGCGGCGGTCCCGGTGAGGCGTATCCGGACAGCCGTCTGGCGTCGGCCGTCGGCCGCTGGCAGTCGACGGTGGACGCTCTTCAGACGCCGTACGTGCGCCCGCAGGAGAACGGTGCCCGTGCCGACGTCCGCTGGGCGGAGATCGGCGGGCTGCGGATCGAGGGCGACCCGGAGTTCTGGTTCACCGCCCGCCGCTGGACGACCGAGCAGCTGGACGCGGCCACCCACCTCACCGACCTCACCCCCGGCGAGACGGTCTGGGTCAACCTCGACCACGGCCAGCACGGCCTCGGCTCGCAGTCCTGCGGACCGGGCCCGCTGCCGCAGTACCACCTGAAGGCGGAGCCGGCCGAGTTCTCGTTCGTGTTCTCGACCGCCGGGTAA